Proteins encoded by one window of Roseibium sp. Sym1:
- a CDS encoding transglutaminase family protein, with product MLYDLNLEISYNYASPANAGRHALRLMPATISGAQRLLAGQVQLLPEPSERHDRIDFFGNAVTDVAYRSSHSDLVFKLKARVDRTAVPEEFDISPPLNLLPRELGSIQSLAPNEPLHFLAASPRLPLDPAFAHYAQQHASTDMSTLCAVEALGKALNAELKFDAEATTVDTPVMEAFERRHGVCQDFSHIMIACLRSIGIPAGYVSGFLRTIPPKGQPRLEGADAMHAWVRAWCGIDVGWVEYDPTNALRVGQDHIVVAYGRDYGDVAPVKGALRTAGGQTTSHKVDVIPH from the coding sequence TTGCTTTACGACCTGAATCTTGAAATCAGCTACAACTATGCCAGTCCGGCAAATGCCGGGCGCCACGCCCTGCGCCTGATGCCGGCAACCATTTCAGGCGCACAACGGCTTCTGGCCGGGCAGGTCCAGTTGCTGCCCGAGCCGTCGGAACGGCATGATCGCATCGATTTTTTCGGAAACGCGGTCACCGATGTGGCCTATCGCAGCTCCCACAGCGACCTTGTCTTCAAGCTGAAGGCCCGTGTCGACAGGACAGCCGTTCCGGAAGAATTCGACATTTCCCCGCCCTTGAACCTGTTGCCGAGGGAACTCGGCAGCATCCAGTCGCTGGCCCCGAACGAACCCCTGCATTTTCTGGCAGCGTCTCCGCGGCTGCCGCTCGATCCCGCCTTTGCGCACTATGCACAGCAGCATGCCTCGACGGACATGAGCACTCTCTGCGCCGTGGAGGCGCTCGGCAAGGCCCTCAATGCGGAGCTGAAATTCGACGCGGAGGCCACCACGGTCGACACGCCGGTCATGGAAGCCTTCGAGCGCCGTCACGGAGTTTGCCAGGACTTCTCGCACATCATGATTGCCTGCCTCAGGAGTATCGGCATCCCGGCAGGCTATGTCAGCGGTTTCCTGCGCACGATTCCGCCAAAGGGCCAGCCGCGCCTTGAAGGGGCCGATGCGATGCATGCCTGGGTACGGGCGTGGTGCGGCATTGATGTGGGCTGGGTCGAATACGACCCGACCAACGCGCTTCGGGTCGGCCAGGATCACATCGTGGTGGCCTACGGACGCGATTACGGCGATGTCGCTCCGGTCAAGGGGGCCCTGCGCACTGCCGGCGGCCAGACGACGAGCCACAAGGTGGATGTCATTCCACATTGA